One Deefgea tanakiae genomic region harbors:
- a CDS encoding ABC transporter substrate-binding protein, protein MNKKLVWRSVVLAVLLAIAVYFIVASRAPSTSNAAEGAAAASHQVIDSAGRKVNVPLKPLRVLALGEFDLDALLSLGLRPVGATNGRGQAGVPNYLQTKAKNITSVGAFAQPNMDKIIAAQPDLIVTSVIRDPQIIAQLERIAPVLITTQAGADWKTAFNQMAALLGKNAQAQHFLAQYQTRVAQLRTQIKPAQTISIVRWDPKGPGFMLKDAFASLVVQDLGLTRPAGQMQPGANHSKPLSLEALTEIDADWLFIGTLSPEGDAAATLKTVQTAPAFRNLHVVKNQQVRIIDGSLWTSTGGPLAALAVLDDVEKNLRTVQIAQVTQTANSAQ, encoded by the coding sequence ATGAATAAAAAATTAGTGTGGCGTAGCGTGGTTTTGGCCGTTTTGTTAGCGATTGCGGTGTATTTTATTGTGGCTTCGCGTGCGCCAAGCACTTCAAATGCAGCAGAAGGCGCAGCCGCTGCGAGCCATCAAGTGATTGACTCCGCTGGCCGCAAGGTGAATGTGCCGCTAAAACCATTGCGGGTGCTGGCCTTGGGCGAATTTGATTTAGATGCGCTGCTGTCACTGGGGTTGCGGCCTGTGGGGGCGACCAATGGCCGCGGTCAAGCAGGTGTGCCAAATTATTTGCAGACCAAAGCAAAAAATATCACCAGTGTTGGTGCGTTTGCTCAGCCAAATATGGACAAAATCATCGCTGCGCAGCCGGATTTAATTGTGACGAGTGTGATTCGGGATCCGCAAATCATCGCGCAGTTAGAGCGCATTGCGCCAGTGCTCATTACAACTCAAGCGGGTGCTGATTGGAAAACCGCGTTTAATCAAATGGCGGCATTATTGGGTAAAAACGCGCAGGCTCAGCATTTTTTGGCGCAATACCAAACGCGGGTAGCTCAACTGCGAACGCAAATTAAACCCGCTCAAACGATTAGCATTGTCCGCTGGGACCCCAAAGGTCCAGGTTTTATGTTGAAAGATGCTTTTGCCAGCTTGGTTGTGCAAGATCTTGGTTTGACTCGCCCTGCTGGACAGATGCAGCCGGGCGCAAATCACTCCAAGCCATTAAGTCTCGAAGCGCTGACCGAAATCGATGCCGATTGGTTGTTTATTGGTACTTTATCACCGGAAGGTGATGCGGCGGCAACGCTAAAAACGGTGCAAACCGCGCCCGCGTTTAGAAATCTGCACGTGGTGAAAAATCAGCAAGTACGCATTATTGATGGCTCTTTATGGACTAGCACGGGTGGACCATTGGCGGCATTGGCGGTGCTAGATGACGTTGAAAAAAACCTTCGTACGGTGCAGATTGCGCAAGTGACGCAAACTGCTAATTCAGCGCAGTGA
- a CDS encoding FecCD family ABC transporter permease, protein MTYTSDSVQPVHLGAILTFTLLAMMLLSLLSGSGHVGMSASFDFLLGKTSVNQAQLDMVIRQLRLPRTMAVIMVGASLGVAGALLQSATRNPLADTGLLGVNAGAALSIVIGFSLGLAHTSVDYLLWALIGALIANALVLLIAQTGLQSTTQSSSPLRLVLAGLALGATFQGATSYLLLMNASAYEQYRFWILGSLAGSSAEMIWPLLPACVLGLIAAFVMVRPLSALLLGDDSARALGYRPGLIRVLVALITTLLSGLAVALAGPLAFLGLIAPYLARTLMGPRLINQMIFSALLGAIVLLGADIIARLLSQPYDSPVSIILAFIGAPLLIILVRSNRLVA, encoded by the coding sequence ATGACTTATACCTCTGATAGCGTTCAGCCCGTTCACTTAGGCGCGATACTGACGTTTACTCTATTGGCGATGATGCTTTTATCATTGCTGTCGGGTTCGGGCCATGTGGGAATGAGCGCGAGTTTTGATTTTCTACTGGGCAAAACCAGTGTCAATCAAGCGCAGCTGGACATGGTAATTCGCCAGTTGCGCCTGCCGCGCACGATGGCAGTCATCATGGTGGGTGCGAGTTTGGGGGTGGCTGGTGCTTTGCTGCAATCGGCGACGCGCAATCCGCTGGCTGATACCGGTCTACTTGGGGTGAATGCCGGAGCCGCTTTGAGTATCGTGATTGGTTTTAGCTTAGGCCTAGCCCATACCAGTGTGGATTATTTACTGTGGGCCTTGATAGGTGCGCTGATTGCGAATGCCTTGGTGCTATTGATTGCGCAAACGGGCTTACAGTCGACAACACAATCGAGTTCGCCGCTGCGTTTGGTTTTGGCAGGTTTAGCCTTGGGAGCGACGTTTCAGGGCGCAACGTCGTATTTATTGCTGATGAACGCCAGTGCTTACGAGCAATATCGTTTCTGGATTTTGGGCTCTTTAGCAGGCAGCAGTGCTGAAATGATTTGGCCTTTGCTTCCGGCTTGTGTGCTGGGATTGATCGCGGCCTTCGTGATGGTGCGGCCATTGTCGGCGCTGCTGCTGGGAGACGATAGTGCGCGGGCGCTGGGTTATCGGCCGGGTTTGATTCGCGTTTTAGTTGCGCTGATTACGACTTTATTGAGCGGTTTGGCCGTTGCGCTGGCTGGGCCATTGGCTTTTTTGGGTTTGATTGCACCTTATCTGGCGCGAACTTTAATGGGGCCGCGTTTAATCAATCAGATGATTTTTTCGGCTTTGCTTGGTGCGATTGTGCTGCTTGGGGCTGATATTATCGCGCGGTTATTGAGCCAGCCGTATGACTCACCCGTCAGCATTATATTGGCATTTATCGGTGCTCCCTTGCTGATTATTCTGGTGCGATCTAATCGCTTGGTGGCTTAA
- a CDS encoding FecCD family ABC transporter permease produces the protein MSTDFTSQADFSKPKIFQYKSVSILFSMESLLGTLNILLILLGAIVVSLMLGSTMLSPEAVIQALLGEGSRASQILVVEIRLPRIIAGLVAGAALGLSGCLIQTMARNPLASPDLLGISQGATLAVVLGLLLGSSGLLGDWTLAVFGAALAALLVMLAAGRTGHQGYRVLIVGLGIATLLRAAAELLLSTINLQHASELYAWSIGSLIGRGYTASLPTALGLLFLLPCAVLLSRQLAVLRFEPDLASSLGLNVKRVQLWTLLLSIALAALGVSIGGPIAFISLTAPILARHFSAANQVPLTRSALIGALIVVCADTFGRSAGGSTEVPVGVITCLMGGPFLLWILLRRERD, from the coding sequence ATGTCAACGGACTTTACTTCTCAAGCGGATTTCTCAAAGCCAAAAATATTCCAATATAAATCAGTCTCTATTTTGTTTTCGATGGAATCTTTGCTTGGCACGCTCAATATCCTATTGATTTTACTCGGCGCGATTGTCGTCTCATTGATGCTCGGCAGCACAATGCTGTCGCCTGAAGCTGTGATTCAAGCTTTGCTGGGTGAGGGCAGTCGCGCCAGCCAGATTTTGGTCGTTGAAATCCGTTTGCCGCGCATTATTGCCGGCTTGGTTGCAGGCGCGGCGCTAGGCTTATCCGGCTGCTTAATCCAAACGATGGCACGTAATCCGCTGGCATCGCCAGATTTGTTAGGTATTTCACAGGGCGCAACGTTGGCGGTGGTTTTGGGCTTATTGCTAGGCAGTAGCGGTTTGCTGGGCGATTGGACGCTTGCTGTTTTTGGTGCTGCGCTGGCGGCTTTGTTAGTGATGTTGGCGGCAGGGCGCACTGGGCATCAAGGTTACCGTGTGCTGATTGTGGGCTTAGGGATTGCAACTTTGCTGCGTGCGGCGGCGGAATTATTGCTGTCGACAATTAATTTGCAGCACGCCAGCGAGCTATATGCATGGAGTATCGGCAGCTTAATTGGCCGTGGCTATACGGCATCGCTGCCAACGGCGCTCGGTTTACTGTTCTTATTGCCGTGCGCGGTTTTGCTGTCGCGACAATTGGCTGTGCTGCGGTTTGAGCCTGATTTAGCGAGCAGCTTGGGGCTGAACGTCAAACGCGTACAGTTGTGGACATTATTGCTTTCGATTGCACTAGCAGCTTTAGGCGTGTCGATCGGTGGGCCGATTGCATTTATTTCGCTGACTGCGCCGATTTTAGCGCGGCACTTTAGTGCGGCCAATCAAGTGCCATTGACGCGCTCTGCCTTAATCGGTGCGCTGATTGTTGTTTGCGCCGATACATTTGGTCGTAGTGCAGGCGGCAGTACCGAAGTGCCGGTAGGTGTGATTACATGCCTGATGGGCGGGCCATTTTTGCTGTGGATTTTGCTGCGTAGAGAGCGTGATTAG
- a CDS encoding ABC transporter ATP-binding protein — MRLMVENLSVRYESKTDSHTAVKGVSLNVGAGQLVVIVGPNGCGKSTLLRAIARLQKPQAGRVQVDGKDVWQLSARQAAHAIALLPQSPLAPEGISVVDLVRYGRHPHQSLFQQWSAYDQDVVERAMAACNVSDLAYRRLDRLSGGQRQRCWLAMILAQEAPLMLLDEPISMLDLGHQLEVLSLAKNLARTGASVVIVLHDLIAAARYADVLVAMQDGHIVAQGAPSDIVTPALVKTLYGVDADILSAPIDGSPVVVPSASQTV; from the coding sequence ATGCGATTAATGGTTGAAAATTTGAGCGTTCGTTACGAGAGCAAAACCGATAGCCATACCGCGGTGAAAGGCGTAAGTTTGAACGTGGGGGCGGGACAACTGGTGGTTATCGTGGGGCCCAATGGTTGCGGTAAATCGACGCTGTTGCGTGCAATTGCACGCTTGCAAAAGCCGCAGGCCGGCCGCGTTCAAGTGGATGGCAAAGACGTTTGGCAATTAAGTGCGCGTCAGGCGGCGCATGCGATTGCCTTGCTGCCGCAATCACCACTCGCGCCTGAAGGCATTAGCGTTGTCGATTTGGTGCGCTATGGTCGCCATCCGCATCAAAGCTTGTTTCAGCAATGGTCTGCATACGATCAGGATGTGGTTGAGCGTGCAATGGCTGCGTGCAATGTCAGCGATCTGGCATACAGGCGGCTTGATCGCTTGTCGGGTGGGCAGCGCCAACGCTGCTGGTTGGCGATGATTTTGGCGCAAGAGGCGCCGCTGATGCTGCTCGATGAGCCGATTAGCATGCTCGATTTGGGGCATCAGCTTGAAGTGCTGTCGCTGGCAAAAAATCTGGCGCGTACGGGCGCTAGCGTTGTCATTGTGCTGCATGATCTGATCGCCGCCGCGCGCTATGCCGATGTGCTGGTCGCGATGCAAGATGGTCATATTGTCGCACAAGGTGCGCCAAGCGATATCGTTACGCCAGCCTTGGTAAAAACGCTGTATGGCGTTGATGCTGACATTTTAAGTGCGCCCATTGATGGTAGTCCGGTCGTAGTGCCATCGGCGTCGCAAACAGTTTAA
- a CDS encoding 2,3-dihydro-2,3-dihydroxybenzoate dehydrogenase, producing the protein MQGKIAIVSGAAQGIGASIVEALSAQGVTVAALDVQVDALAALAQTSANIHAYPVDVRSSQAVRDVVAQIEAELGAIDILVNVAGVLRLGAVCDLSFDDWELTFSVNTHGVFYLSQAVAQRMKTRRAGNIVTVGSNAAAVPRMQMAAYAASKAASSHFTKCLGLELAEYGIRCNIVSPGSTDTAMQRQLWTSESDAQKVIDGALPSFRTGIPLRRIAATTDIVAPVLFLLSDAAKHITMHNLCVDGGATLGV; encoded by the coding sequence ATGCAAGGCAAAATCGCCATCGTTTCGGGAGCGGCGCAAGGCATCGGTGCGTCGATTGTTGAAGCACTCAGCGCGCAAGGCGTCACCGTTGCTGCGCTCGATGTGCAAGTCGATGCGCTGGCGGCGCTGGCACAAACTAGCGCCAATATTCATGCCTATCCGGTCGATGTGCGCTCCAGTCAGGCTGTACGCGATGTGGTTGCCCAAATCGAAGCTGAGCTGGGCGCAATTGATATTTTGGTTAATGTCGCTGGCGTACTGCGCCTTGGTGCTGTTTGCGATTTAAGTTTTGATGACTGGGAACTGACTTTTTCGGTCAATACGCATGGCGTATTTTATCTATCGCAAGCGGTGGCGCAGCGCATGAAAACACGCCGTGCGGGTAATATCGTGACTGTGGGCTCAAATGCTGCCGCTGTACCGCGCATGCAAATGGCGGCGTACGCCGCGTCAAAAGCCGCGTCTAGTCATTTCACCAAATGTCTGGGGCTGGAGCTGGCCGAATACGGTATCCGCTGTAATATCGTGTCGCCAGGCTCGACCGACACCGCGATGCAGCGCCAATTGTGGACAAGCGAAAGTGACGCGCAAAAAGTGATCGATGGCGCTTTACCCAGCTTCCGCACCGGCATTCCCCTACGGCGCATCGCCGCGACCACAGATATTGTAGCTCCAGTATTGTTTTTGCTATCAGACGCAGCTAAACACATCACAATGCATAATTTATGCGTCGATGGTGGGGCGACTTTAGGTGTTTAA
- a CDS encoding TPM domain-containing protein codes for MTRSTTFGVLLCAISLSALWFWHDPHESNLVTQVSASEPISAQVRLPVNSHLIDHAGIIPSGDIPRFDQYMGWILRESGIDVRIVFLPSVSNKSIETQAVDLMSQLQIGKQTGQQRGILLLYDMKEQRLKVEVGYGLEEVFPDVFVNYLVQDHVKTFFASGDASLGLRLMLRLLQHRIREAVIGNDFDPRTISKVRELEYLSGGAGVNSVLALGTKDGSKPTAQPERNLAFPAGKSPASAYHTYLDWLAHWPMNLNAEFFTTESRQYLASLPSSPAYAEFILFGEYGKQFKVVERGDLALLYFTNTPFVSPHFFIKTNGEWHMDLMAEVRNTHEHSGGEYTWAYYGDQDKYTYAFSDLLVTLKGYRRIQDGDNRPLVIRGDR; via the coding sequence ATGACTCGCAGCACGACATTTGGTGTGTTGTTATGTGCCATTTCACTGTCTGCATTGTGGTTTTGGCATGATCCACATGAATCTAATCTAGTCACCCAAGTGTCTGCGTCTGAACCAATATCAGCGCAAGTACGACTGCCCGTAAATTCTCACCTCATTGACCATGCAGGCATCATCCCCTCTGGCGACATCCCGCGCTTTGATCAGTACATGGGCTGGATTTTGCGTGAATCAGGTATTGATGTGCGTATCGTGTTTTTACCTAGTGTGAGCAATAAATCCATTGAGACCCAGGCCGTAGATTTGATGTCACAATTGCAGATTGGCAAGCAAACAGGCCAACAGCGTGGCATTTTGTTGTTATACGACATGAAAGAGCAACGACTTAAAGTTGAAGTGGGTTATGGTTTAGAGGAAGTTTTTCCTGATGTATTTGTAAACTACCTAGTGCAAGATCACGTAAAAACATTCTTTGCTTCTGGAGATGCATCGTTAGGTTTGCGTTTAATGTTGCGTCTATTGCAACATCGGATACGTGAAGCCGTTATTGGTAATGATTTCGACCCGCGTACTATCAGTAAAGTTAGAGAGTTGGAATACCTTTCTGGTGGTGCAGGGGTTAATTCGGTGCTTGCACTTGGTACAAAGGACGGCAGCAAACCAACAGCCCAGCCGGAAAGGAATCTGGCCTTTCCCGCTGGTAAATCTCCAGCTAGTGCATATCATACTTATCTAGATTGGCTGGCACATTGGCCAATGAATCTAAACGCAGAATTTTTTACAACTGAGTCTCGTCAATATTTAGCTTCGTTGCCCAGTAGCCCTGCTTATGCTGAGTTCATTTTATTCGGTGAGTACGGCAAGCAGTTTAAAGTTGTTGAGCGTGGCGACTTGGCATTGCTTTACTTCACCAATACGCCTTTCGTATCCCCTCACTTCTTTATAAAAACAAATGGCGAGTGGCATATGGACTTAATGGCTGAGGTACGTAATACCCATGAGCATAGCGGTGGCGAATATACGTGGGCATATTACGGCGACCAAGATAAATACACGTATGCTTTTAGTGATTTACTAGTAACGCTTAAAGGTTATCGGCGTATCCAAGATGGTGACAATAGGCCACTAGTTATTCGTGGAGATCGTTAG
- a CDS encoding tetratricopeptide repeat protein, with protein sequence MYDKAQTGDKSSFDTLLAEAKSGDVYAQNKIGNLARGYDNAAAMAWYRKSADQGYANAQYNMGLCYYNGFGTAINYTEAAAWYRKSVAQGYDKAQYNLGTMYKSGKGVQQDLAQALNLYRKAAEQGNMHAQSALGFHYLTGQGIEVNSAVGEALIKKAAAQGEERALKYLAKNK encoded by the coding sequence TTGTATGACAAAGCGCAAACAGGTGACAAAAGCTCATTTGACACCCTGCTAGCCGAGGCGAAGAGCGGTGATGTCTATGCTCAAAACAAAATCGGCAATTTAGCGCGAGGATACGATAATGCTGCCGCAATGGCTTGGTATCGCAAATCGGCCGATCAAGGTTATGCCAATGCTCAATACAATATGGGACTCTGTTATTACAATGGATTTGGCACCGCAATTAACTACACCGAGGCTGCAGCTTGGTATCGCAAGTCGGTAGCACAAGGCTACGACAAGGCTCAGTACAATTTAGGAACTATGTATAAGAGTGGAAAAGGTGTCCAGCAAGACTTAGCTCAAGCATTAAATTTGTACCGTAAAGCGGCGGAGCAAGGAAATATGCATGCGCAAAGTGCACTGGGGTTTCATTACTTGACGGGACAAGGGATCGAAGTCAACTCTGCTGTGGGGGAGGCTTTGATTAAAAAAGCGGCAGCGCAAGGTGAAGAACGTGCGTTAAAATACTTAGCGAAAAATAAATAA
- a CDS encoding nuclear transport factor 2 family protein has product MLSRIGAAAKPGAIQPPLPPFSRETAAQKVRLAEDGWNSRDPQRVALAYTPDTIWRNRDQFPRGREQVIEFLTRKWEREVEYRLIKELWAFDANRIAVRFAYEWLDQDGQWYRSYGNENWEFDTQGLMHRRFASINDLAIAESERLFHWPQGRRPDNHPSLSELGL; this is encoded by the coding sequence ATTCTCTCAAGAATTGGAGCCGCCGCGAAACCCGGTGCGATTCAACCACCACTCCCCCCATTCAGCCGCGAAACGGCTGCACAAAAAGTACGCCTGGCTGAAGATGGCTGGAATTCACGCGACCCACAACGCGTCGCATTGGCCTATACGCCCGATACGATTTGGCGCAATCGTGATCAATTTCCGCGTGGTCGTGAACAGGTAATTGAATTTCTCACTCGCAAGTGGGAACGCGAGGTGGAATATCGCCTGATCAAAGAGCTCTGGGCGTTTGACGCCAATCGAATTGCAGTGCGTTTTGCCTACGAGTGGCTAGATCAAGACGGCCAGTGGTATCGCTCATACGGCAATGAAAATTGGGAATTTGACACCCAAGGCCTGATGCATCGCCGCTTTGCCAGTATCAACGATTTAGCCATCGCCGAATCCGAGCGACTCTTTCATTGGCCACAAGGTCGGCGACCTGATAATCACCCGAGTCTGAGTGAGCTTGGCTTATAG
- a CDS encoding IS3 family transposase (programmed frameshift), which translates to MKKSTHFSPEVRERAVRMVIEHLAEYPSEWATLVSIASKIGCTPETLRTWCRRQGGDTVQANKNSAENERIKALEREVRELKKANEILRLASALFRTGGARPPLEIVRGFIDTHREQHGVEPICKLLQVAPSAYRRYVARLRNPALRCQRTIRDEQLSGEIERVWQLNHQVYGAVKVWRQLKRDGHTVARCTVERLMRSLGLRGVSRGKAVRTTRPDPAVACPRDHVNRQFVAERPNQLWVSDFTYVSTWQGFVYVAFVIDVFARYIVGWRVSRSMHTEFVLDALEQALWARQPEREALIHHSDRGSQYVSIRYTERLTEAGIEPSVGTTGDSYDNALAETINGLYKTEVTHRLGPWKSLESVELATLEWVSWFNQHRLLGSIGHIPPAEAEANYYRNQSEQAVLV; encoded by the exons ATGAAGAAATCAACTCACTTTTCCCCCGAAGTCCGCGAACGGGCTGTTCGCATGGTCATTGAGCACCTTGCCGAATATCCATCTGAATGGGCAACCCTCGTTTCAATTGCCAGCAAAATAGGCTGCACGCCAGAAACGCTGCGCACATGGTGCCGTCGGCAAGGTGGCGATACCGTTCAAGCCAACAAAAATTCAGCAGAGAACGAACGCATTAAAGCGCTAGAACGCGAAGTGCGCGAACTTAAAAAAGCCAACGAAATTCTGCGACTGGCCAGCGCGT TATTTCGCACAGGCGGAGCTCGACCGCCGCTTGAAATCGTAAGAGGATTCATCGATACCCACCGTGAGCAGCACGGGGTCGAGCCGATCTGCAAGCTATTACAGGTCGCCCCGTCAGCCTATCGACGTTATGTCGCTCGGCTGCGCAATCCAGCGTTGCGTTGTCAGCGTACCATTCGTGATGAGCAACTGAGCGGTGAAATTGAGCGTGTCTGGCAATTGAATCATCAGGTGTACGGGGCGGTAAAAGTATGGCGGCAGCTCAAGCGAGATGGACATACTGTGGCGCGCTGTACCGTTGAACGCTTGATGCGAAGCCTCGGTTTACGCGGCGTATCGCGTGGCAAAGCGGTGCGAACGACACGTCCCGATCCTGCCGTTGCTTGCCCACGCGATCATGTGAATCGTCAATTCGTAGCCGAACGACCGAATCAACTCTGGGTGTCGGATTTTACCTACGTGTCGACTTGGCAAGGCTTTGTCTATGTAGCTTTTGTGATCGATGTTTTTGCTCGTTATATCGTGGGCTGGCGAGTGAGTCGCAGCATGCACACTGAGTTTGTGCTGGATGCGTTGGAGCAAGCCCTTTGGGCGCGGCAACCAGAGCGTGAGGCCTTGATTCATCACAGCGACCGAGGTTCGCAATATGTTTCGATTCGCTACACCGAACGATTGACTGAAGCTGGCATCGAGCCATCCGTTGGCACGACCGGTGATAGTTACGACAATGCATTAGCAGAGACGATTAACGGGCTCTACAAAACAGAAGTGACTCACCGTTTGGGACCTTGGAAAAGTCTAGAATCCGTGGAACTAGCGACATTGGAATGGGTTTCGTGGTTCAATCAGCATCGTTTGCTGGGGTCGATTGGCCACATTCCACCCGCGGAAGCAGAGGCAAACTATTATCGTAATCAAAGCGAGCAGGCCGTGTTGGTCTGA
- a CDS encoding c-type cytochrome — protein sequence MGGSSASAFKSAIGIILTALIGVPLFAYLAIKLATSGMSTDVTSSTMTKEAVAARLQPVAVVKIVDGGPPGSKSGKAVYESVCMSCHDAGLAGAPKFADAGAWAGRIGQGFETLVKHAIGGFNAMPAKGGAADLTDDEVKRAVAYMGNAAGAKFEEPKVAGAAAGGAIDPAVKGKEIYASVCMACHDSGVAGAPKFGDKAAWAPRLKDGVDSAIAIAVKGIGAMPAKGGYSGSDEEFKAAALYLINASK from the coding sequence ATGGGCGGTTCCAGCGCATCGGCGTTTAAAAGCGCAATCGGTATTATTCTTACGGCATTGATTGGAGTGCCTTTGTTTGCATATCTTGCCATTAAATTGGCGACTTCAGGTATGTCGACAGATGTAACAAGTTCCACAATGACTAAGGAAGCCGTGGCGGCTCGTTTGCAGCCTGTTGCTGTAGTCAAAATTGTTGATGGTGGACCTCCTGGATCAAAATCTGGCAAGGCAGTTTACGAGTCGGTCTGTATGTCCTGTCATGACGCCGGCCTTGCTGGCGCGCCAAAGTTTGCTGATGCAGGCGCTTGGGCTGGACGAATCGGTCAAGGTTTTGAAACTTTGGTAAAACACGCCATTGGTGGTTTTAATGCGATGCCTGCTAAGGGCGGCGCTGCTGATTTGACCGATGATGAAGTCAAGCGTGCTGTTGCTTATATGGGTAATGCCGCTGGTGCTAAATTTGAAGAGCCAAAAGTGGCTGGCGCGGCAGCCGGCGGTGCAATTGATCCTGCCGTTAAGGGTAAAGAGATTTACGCGAGTGTGTGCATGGCCTGTCATGACTCGGGTGTTGCAGGTGCACCTAAATTTGGTGACAAAGCGGCTTGGGCGCCACGCTTGAAAGATGGCGTAGATAGTGCGATTGCGATTGCAGTGAAAGGTATCGGTGCCATGCCAGCAAAAGGTGGCTACAGTGGTTCTGATGAGGAATTCAAAGCTGCAGCACTTTATCTGATCAATGCTTCTAAATAA